Proteins encoded in a region of the Raphanus sativus cultivar WK10039 chromosome 8, ASM80110v3, whole genome shotgun sequence genome:
- the LOC108825602 gene encoding uncharacterized protein At4g04775-like codes for MTSSSTSSSRFPRISTHGVPRRCWCGEGITSFGSSTAENRYRRFYRCEIAKDRKSENHLFKWIDEALLDEIQRVDAKHERVAQGLSNFEEKVMTNVKSEIARLELEMSQKLKEKVNLEIARVEKEMKEKLKIATVGMVVAVAIIGIWTSLYV; via the exons ATGACTAGTTcgtcaacttcttcttctcggTTTCCCCGAATCTCCACTCATGGTGTGCCTAGAAGATGTTGGTGTGGAGAGGGCATAACAAGTTTTGGTTCATCGACGGCGGAGAATCGATATCGACGATTCTACCGATGTGAAATTGCAAAAGAT AGAAAATCTGAGAACCATCTATTTAAATGGATCGATGAAGCTTTGCTTGACGAGATACAAAGGGTAGATGCGAAACATGAGAGAGTTGCTCAAGGGCTTTCAAACTTTGAAGAAAAGGTTATGACAAATGTGAAGTCTGAGATTGCTAGACTTGAACTAGAGATGTCGCAAAAGCTCAAAGAGAAGGTGAATTTGGAGATTGCTAGAGTTGAAAAGGAGATGAAAGAGAAGCTAAAAATTGCGACGGTGGGTATGGTAGTTGCAGTAGCAATTATAGGGATATGGACTTCTCTTTATGTCTGA